Proteins from a genomic interval of Spea bombifrons isolate aSpeBom1 chromosome 4, aSpeBom1.2.pri, whole genome shotgun sequence:
- the LOC128492379 gene encoding lysophosphatidic acid receptor 6-like translates to MFNYSSCQISGTVIFIAGYSAILILGLFFNIAALYFFFRLPQLQSPTTVYMKNLAFSDLLLVCTLPLRIYDYTVSDPAGRGYSVPQWLCDAVGTLLLLNMYGSIFLLACISLDRCLAVCFPLRSKRIRRWAPWICVAVWCLNMGSSVMAYSISSNGFQKNTTNKQCFHGQPPFVTMIGPTVGALVIGFLVPFIIMSVSSWTLLRAIGRSQLVEIGLVNKEKIVRMLATNLAIFLVCFLPYHTVLVLYQLWKANHCLHEVYKITLLVACSNAVLDPLTYYFVAETLKKTLIKEIKLIGESDNSAEKMKGSVAHGSG, encoded by the coding sequence ATGTTCAACTACAGTTCATGCCAGATCTCTGGCACCGTAATCTTCATCGCCGGCTACTCCGCCATCTTGATCCTTGGCCTGTTCTTCAACATAGCCGCGCTCTACTTTTTCTTCCGCCTCCCTCAGCTCCAGTCACCCACTACCGTCTACATGAAGAACCTGGCCTTTTCCGATCTGCTCCTGGTCTGCACTCTCCCTCTGAGGATCTACGACTACACGGTGTCCGACCCCGCGGGGCGTGGATACTCCGTTCCCCAGTGGCTGTGCGACGCGGTTGGAACTCTGCTCCTCCTAAACATGTACGGCAGCATCTTCCTTTTGGCCTGCATCAGCCTGGATCGGTGTTTGGCTGTCTGCTTCCCTCTCCGTTCCAAACGGATCCGCCGCTGGGCTCCTTGGATCTGCGTAGCGGTTTGGTGCCTTAATATGGGATCTAGCGTCATGGCTTATAGCATTTCCAGCAACGGTTTCCAGAAAAATACCACAAACAAGCAGTGCTTCCATGGTCAGCCTCCATTTGTGACCATGATTGGTCCCACCGTAGGAGCCCTCGTGATTGGTTTCTTGGTTCCTTTCATCATCATGAGTGTGAGCTCTTGGACCCTTCTAAGGGCGATAGGCCGTAGCCAGCTGGTTGAGATAGGCTTGGTGAACAAAGAGAAGATTGTACGCATGTTGGCCACCAATTTGGCCATtttccttgtttgttttttaccgTACCATACCGTGCTTGTGCTCTACCAGCTCTGGAAGGCAAATCATTGCCTGCACGAGGTTTACAAGATCACCTTGCTAGTCGCCTGTTCGAACGCAGTACTGGACCCCTTGACCTACTATTTTGTTGCCGAGACGTTGAAGAAGACCTTGATAAAGGAGATAAAGCTGATTGGGGAGTCGGATAATTCGGCAGAGAAAATGAAAGGGTCAGTAGCTCACGGCAGTGGATAG